From Amaranthus tricolor cultivar Red isolate AtriRed21 chromosome 4, ASM2621246v1, whole genome shotgun sequence:
TTTGGATTTGGATTAGGAATTTCTAAGATGAAATGTTTTGGTTTGAATTAAGTTTGAGCCTACTAAAGATCGAAACCAAAAATTTCGAACCAAATTAAAATAGGAGCTCACATTCACTTTAATAGTCGaaactaaaaaaaacttaagcGTTCTTACAAGCAAAGATAAACTTTTATTCAACAATTCACATTTCACTTTTTATTACTACTTTTGCTATTATgacttaatttttcaatttattaattttctttttatattcgATTTGCAGTTTAGATATGTtttatataaagtttaaatcGAATTAAATTGGTTTGGTTTTATTTGGATTCTGActaaatttgatttgaatttgaattgaaaaatcacaaaaataattaaatttaatttgatttgatttgatttagtcACGAATTTTCACCTCAAACGCTTATTAGTATCTAACTATATTATTtaggtttttaatatttttttattgggttTTAGTCACGCTTACAAGCCTAACTATTATACAGTTAAACTTATAAGCGTGGTTAGTATTTACTTATAAGTGATCAAAATTTTGTTTAGttatagactatagtaaatACAAAGGTCATGAAAGTTCCACCAAAGTCTGCCTCTACTGCCCTGCCACCTAAATTGAAGAGTGGATCATTATCTTATTttccaattattttttattgcttTCAACCTAATTTTGAACATTTCATTTgggttgaattattattattattttttttttgtttctctttTTGGCTCTTAAAGAGTTCGTATATTATGTTCTACCGATTTGACAAAAATCAATATGCATTTCAACCTAAGTTATGTAgcttaaaaaaatcaacaactACAATTCAACTCaactcttttaaaaaaaaaaaacaaaagtcaaattcaatttTCTCCTCTATTTCACAAGAGGAATTTAAAACCTTTCATTTCCTAAATGAAAAATACTCCTAGTCTCCTAATGgagtaataaaattttattataattcaaaTCTTTGAAACTAACTCTTTGTTTATTAcatttcaatttttatattataattcaaATCTTTGAAACTAACTCTTTGTTtattacaattttcaatttttatatgttaattagaaaaaaaaaaatcagtaaaaaagGTTATATTCACTAAAAATATGCTACCATAAAAAGTCTAGTCTACCATCACATTTGATCATTTGATCATCAATTTGCAATCAATCTGGctggtcaaaataaaaaaatagtaacaaATTGTATTTTGTTACTATTTGGCAAATTACATATAGTATGCAACTAAGTGATTAAAAAGTTTTGAGAGAATATGTAATGTCACAagcttatattctcataatttgtaatatttagATTATTTAATTCATGAATGAGATGCGTTTTACGGTATAACTGcttcatacaataatttatacaagaCATTATATTGGATTTTATTTAGTGAATGATTTTTTAGATACTTTTGGTTTTTGACTTATAATTGGTTAAACGGAAAAATAGGAGTTGGCAAATGGTTATGTTATGTCAATTTTTTAATTGGATATTCTAACTTGATGGTTggaatggcaaaaaaaaaaaaaaaaaaaaaaaaaaaaaaaaaaaaaaaacttaattaggAAATAGTTTTTAAGTAGTTGGATTTGGGCAACTTTTTTCTATGACGATTTTTCGGTTTGTAGGCtagttttttttcaaaaagatgaCGAAAAACCaatatatacttaatttttATCCACTATCTATATAAGAAGCTAATTTATTTAACTGGCttttaaaagtaataaaaatgtgcaATGTTTCTAATCGGCTAAATGAGTTAACAATAAAGAGTCATTTACAAATAgcttattatatttgttattgtAAGCTTATTTCAAAATGCATCGATAAAAAGtttgcaaaattaaaaataataataatatcagtaTTTCACATGACCTTGTTGATGAGTGCTTATAGATGTAAACTAGATTATCCTTATTGGGTAATTAACTAATTGTTGCGCAGTTGCACTAATGCCAATGCCAATTCTGTTCCACAAGTTATAAAACAAGTGAACCAAATATGATAGTATACATTTTTCAACTATAAAAGCGTACAAATTACTTACTAAACACATATGatagataataaaatatattatattattgtctCGGTTAAGAGCAATTAGAATTTTttcaaaacgcttaaaatttgattttcactTAATATTTTCTCTAAGCCTAAGtctagtaataaaaataaatataaaaaaaaacaatatatacttctatatagtAACCACCTTGTttcaaataatgaaaatttaattaaaaaatgaaaaatagcgGTTATGtagtatataagtatatatgcaATATTGTAAAGCCAAAAAGTGAAAAGAGTGGAAGAATGTTGGCAATTAAGCAGACTAATCTCGTTTTTACACCTAAACGTGGGTTACGTGCTCCTGACCACTCCTCTCGCCTCTCCACTCTTAACTTCCATCTTTAGTCTTTGATTACCCGCCCTATTCCCAaatacagtttttttttttttttttttttttttttttttttttttttttttttttaagtttataaatAAATGCTATTTTTGCTAACTTTCTTATATTGGATCAACCTCCGACCTCCTACCCCTTCTAcatatactatactatataaATTGTCCATAACTTCCTAATTTATATACTAATATAGTCTTGAACAGTTTTATTGATTTGCAATTTTGCATTGCAAACTTTAGTGTATGCATGTCATTTAGACGACCATGGAAAATCATAGGTTGATGTTGGTGTTTGTAGTTATGGTGTCATGTTCTGAATTGGCACGAATGGCAAATGGGCGTGAAGAAGATAATGATGAGCACCTGATGATGATGTACTGGAAGAGAATTATGATAGTGGATGAATCAGGAAAGACGGGCGACTTTAAGAAGATACAAGATGCAATTGATGCAGTTCCATCAAACAATGTGGATCCAACATTTATAAGAGTAGAACCAGGAATTTACAAAGAGAAGGTTACTGTTCCTCAAGATAAACCCTTTATAACACTTAGTGGGAGAAATGCTTCTTCTACGGTTATTACTTGGAATGATGGTTCTGATATCTTTAAATCACCTACGGTTACTGTTTTTGCTACTGATTTTGTGGGACGTTACCTCACTATTCAggtatattaattaattaattaattaattaaatgctcctttaattttaattttggttgATCCATCCATGCATCCATCCATGATTGTATTGTTTGATGATGATGCAGAATACATACGGTATTGATACCAAAGACAAAGCAGTAGCATTAAGAGTTACAAGTGATAGAGCTGCTTTCTATGCTTGTAGAATTATATCCTACCAAGATACTCTTCTAGATGAGAGTGGTAGACATTTTTACAGCAACTGTTATATTGAAGGAGCCACGGACTTCATTTGTGGAAATGCATCCTCTCTTTTCcaggtttattattattattattattattattattattattattattattattattattattattattattattattattattattattattaaatcagAATCAATGCATGCATAATATACTTACGTGTTATCATATATGATGAAATAATATGTAATCTAATTGTGCAGAAATGTCATTTGCATTCAAGTTCCGAAGACAATGGAGCAATAACAGCACAACATAGAATGACAGAAGAAGATGATTCAGGATTTTATTTTGTGGGATGTAAAATAACAGGACTCAAAACTTGTACATTAGGCAGACCATGGGGTCCTTATTCAAGAGTGGTTTTCTCACAAACTTATATGTCTTCTACGGTACTACCTCAAGGATGGGATGATTGGGGCAAACCTGATACCCACAAGTAAGCTAGCTTAGCTAGTAGGACTATTAATTAAACTCTAATTTTGATCTCATCATTATTAACTAATTATAATGTTGTTGATGTAGAACGGCTTACTATGGTGAATACGAGTGCTATGGTCCAGGAGCTAACACAACAAGTCGAGTTGATTGGTCACTTAAGCTCTCTAATCAACAGGCCATACCCTTTATCACTATG
This genomic window contains:
- the LOC130810980 gene encoding putative pectinesterase 11 yields the protein MENHRLMLVFVVMVSCSELARMANGREEDNDEHLMMMYWKRIMIVDESGKTGDFKKIQDAIDAVPSNNVDPTFIRVEPGIYKEKVTVPQDKPFITLSGRNASSTVITWNDGSDIFKSPTVTVFATDFVGRYLTIQNTYGIDTKDKAVALRVTSDRAAFYACRIISYQDTLLDESGRHFYSNCYIEGATDFICGNASSLFQKCHLHSSSEDNGAITAQHRMTEEDDSGFYFVGCKITGLKTCTLGRPWGPYSRVVFSQTYMSSTVLPQGWDDWGKPDTHKTAYYGEYECYGPGANTTSRVDWSLKLSNQQAIPFITMTKMDAKAWVFA